The genome window TAGCCCGATCTTACTGTCAAACTCGATGATGGTGCCGCCACCCACGCAGGCAGTGTTCTTGAGTCGGCGCAGCGCCTCTACCAGTAGTTTCGGAGAAATTCGGGTGTCGGCATCGACAAAGACGAGGTAAGAGCCACGACTGGCGCGCACGCCGGTATTACGCGCACGGGCGATTTGATTGACAGGTTCGAAGACGACTTGATCGGCGCCGTGTTCCATTGCAACCTCCGCGGTGCGGTCGCTGGAGTTGTTATCGACTACGATGCATTCACCGGAAAGTGCGTGTGCGGCCATCGCGGTGCGAATCGCAGCCAAAGTTGCAGGGAGCTCGATCGCTTCGTTATAAGCGGGAATAATGATCGAGTAGTCGGGCTGCGTTGGCATACGAGCACGATGGCTCTCATTGCGTTGAGATGCAATGGCTTGGTGCGTTTTCAGCTGGAGATTTACCTTTCAGGAGAAGGATTCCAGCTCAATGCTTCGAACCCGACTCTAGTGGCTGCCTCGCTAGAGTTGGCAGATAGCATGACTCCGATGACTTTTCCTGTTTCGGCTGAAACGACAGGAGAGCCACTGTTTCCACCTGCAGGAAATGGAGCTTCCATTTGTATGCTGTAGTTGTTGGTTCCTCGTTGGTGCTTGCTGATGTGGCCCTTGTATGGCTCGTCAAAGTTGTAGAGATAGATTGGGGTTCCCAGTGTGATTTCGGGCTGATATTCAAAGAGTAATGGCGGTATCGTATCTAAGCCGTCGCCTGTGTATTGAAGGACTTGAAGATCATCTTGGGAGCTCACAAGCTTGGTAATCTCAACGGTTGTTTCCAACAGACCGGAGTGCATCACCTTCGGAGTCGCACCGTCGAATTGATGTAGGCTGCAGGCGATGTAGTGACCATCCTCGGTTGAGAAATGAAACCCGGAACCAGAGAGGTCTTCGCCTATGAGTGTCATATATTCTGGTGCGTCGACAATCGCAGGGCGTGGTGCACTCGCTTTGATTTCGTCAATACGAGCAACAGCGCTGGCCACCATTAATATGACCGGAAGGATGCCAATATAGCCGAGTATTAAGCCCGAAAGTGCGATGCCACTGCCGCTTAAGTGTGCGTGTTTGCGGCAGGATGCACGCGCAATATGTCCAAGGATGATCGCTACCAGTGGCGGTAGGATGAACAGCCACCCGAATACGATTCCGATAATGCCGAATACGAGTGAGGTGACGGCTAGCCCTGAGACTGAGCTTGCATTCTGTATTTTAATCGGAGGTGGAAGTTGCATGCGTTTATTTTGGTTTGATTATTCCTAGTTCTTCGATCATCAGCTAGCGGATATTAATCACTACGTTAGTGGTGAGATATATACCCAACGACCTTAATTTATGACAACTCCAGACTTACCTCCACCGCTTAATGCGCCAGTGCAACAGACAACCAGTGGCCTCGCGATCACTTCAATGATTATGGGGATTATCAGTCTGATTGGCGGAGCATTCTTCCTATTCCCACCGATCCTCGCGATTATTTTCGGTCATATTTCGTTGTCCAGTATTAGGAATAATCCCTCAGTGGGAGGGCGCGGAATGGGGGTTGCTGGGCTAGTGATGGGCTACATTTGCATCGTTATGTTTGTGTTGGTTGGACTGATGGCAATTCCAGCGTTTAACAAGGTTCGCGAGAGCGCTCAGGAAAAGATTATTTTAATTAACGCGCAGCAAATCGCCAGTGCCGCGGAGCAGTATTACATCGATAACGGGGTCACGACTGTGACGCTTGAGACACTACATGCGGAGGACTATGTGTTCGATATCCAGCCCGTTGCAGATGAAACTTACCCGTCAGTTCTTACTGAGGGAGAGCCAGTCGTCATTGTCCGTGAATCTGGAGAGTCAGTGCGTATTGATTAGTGCGGGCGCGCCTAGCGTCGGCCTGCTGCCCGAGCTGGCAGGGGCGCGGCGTTACTCATCGAAGTGTTGACCATGATTTTGTGCTGTGCGGCGACGGCTTCGTAAGCAGTTTGTAAGGCTGGCCAAATCGCTGCAGCTTCGCCCCACACCACAGTCGACATGGTGCCAGTGTCGCGATCAATCCCTGTCGCATCGAGTGCATCCAGATATGCATGCACGGCTTCGCGGACTTGGCCGTCGAGTGCGTAGACGGAGACTTGGACTGAGATCAATGGATCAGTTTTGGCTAGAGGGAGTGTGCTTTGTGTCATGGCGAAGAGTTGAATTGAGCTTGGCTGGGATGTCGATCCCCAGACTCATAATCTTCATCCTAATCTTGCTCTTAATCATCTGGGGAGTGGTTCGGTTTATTAGGACGGTAAGGGTGTGGAACAATTTATGTGGAACATATGAATGTGAGTGCTATAGAGGTGTGCGGGGTAGTTGTGGTTTGCCCCTAACCTGTGGAACGTTGATCGTGGAACAATGATCGGGGATTATTGCACGATTTTTCGCCCCAAAGGGGTAACCTATATCAGCCCGGGGCAACGCCCCGGGAATTCAAGCCCCAAACTGTTAGCCCTGAAAGGGCGTTCTAATTTGATAGGCCAAGCCTTTGATCGATTAAGTCGCCCTTTCAGGGCTCAGGTGGTGGTTGATTCAAATCCTAGGGCGTTGCCCTAGGCTGGCATAGGGCGCACCTTTGGTGCTACAATCAATATGCAATGGCATTGGGTTAAAGCACCCCGAGGGCATGACACACGCAGCGACTGCCCCCTACGCAGACACACAAAAAAGCCCGCGATCACTCGCGGGCTTTTGTTTAAATTAGCAATTAGTCATTCGCCATTAAACGGCGACGCCGTTTTTACACCAGCATCGTGGCAGGCGCTTCAAGGATTTCCTTGAGGGCTTGCAGATACTGTGCGCCCACTGCGCCGTCGATGGTGCGGTGGTCACCGGAGAGACCGATCTTCATGACTTGGCCGACGACGATTTCGTCGTTCTCGTTGACGACTGGCTTCTTGATCGTCGCGCCGATGCTGAGAATTGCAGCATTGTTCGGGTTGATGATGCCGTAGAAGTCGGAGATGCCGAACATGCCGAGGTTGGTCACTGTCAGCGTCGAGCCGCTCATCTCGTTTGGAGTGAGCTTCTTGCCACGTGCCTTCTTGATCAATACCTTTGCTTCTGCGCCGATTTCGCGAAGACCCTTGGTCTCTGCGGCACGGATCACTGGAGTGACGAGGCCGTCATCAATTGCGACACCGAATGCGAGATGCACATTAGCGTGTTGCTTGATGGTGTCACCTTCCCATGAGCGATTGATCGCAGGGACGCGGCGCACGGCTTCAGCTGCTGCCTTAAGCGTGAGGTCGTTCACGGAGAACTTCGCGCCACCTTGTTCTGCTGGAAGGTCTGCGAGTTGGCCGTTGAGCTGTTTACGGAGCGCTGCAAGTGGTGCGCCATTGACTTCGATTTGTAGGTAGAAGTGTGGTGCCTGTGTCTTGGAAGCGACGAGTGCCTTGCCGATGCTCTTACGCATGTTGGTGACAGGGATGTCGAGTGCTTCAAGTGTCGCGGCAGGTGCAGCGGCTGGAGCGCCGGCTGCGGCTGCAGGAGCTGCGGCGACTGGCTTAGCGTTGAGCACGTCTTCCTTCAGGATACGTCCACCAGGGCCGGAGCCTTGAATGGTTGCGAGATCGAGGCCCTTTTCGGCTGCGATCTTCTTGGCGAGCGGAGAGGCTTTGATGCGACCGCCAGTGCTAGATGTTGCAGGCGCTGCGGCTGGAGCGGGTGCTTCAGCGACAGGTGCTGGTTCAGCCTCGGCTGGAGCGGGTGCTTCAGCGGTTGGCTCAGGCGCTGCAGGCGCTTCTTTGGCAGGTGCGGAGCTCGTGCCAGCAGGTGCTTCTTCGCCGGCCTCGCCGACGGCTGCGATGGGGTCACCCACAGCAACTTCGGCACCTTCGCCGCAGTATTGCTTAATGAGGATGCCATCGTCGAAACATTCGACTTCCATAGTCGCTTTGTCGGTTTCGACTTCTGCGATCATGTCACCATTAGTGACAGCGTCGCCTTCGTTTTTAAGCCAGCGAACCAGCGTGCCCACCGTCATGGTGTCGCTGAGTTTGGGCATATCAATGAGTGTAGCCATAGTTTTGAGAATTAGGAATTACGAATTACGAATTGAGAATTAAGACGGAGGTCTGTTGGAGATGGCAAAGCAATTAGGAATCAGCTTTCTGAATGATTGGGAATTACAGTCCTCACAAGGTGGATTTCGTAATTCTTAATTCGTAATTCCTAATTCCGCCCGTGCATTGGAGCTTATTGCATAAGTTTCAATGCACTGGCGATGATGCGTTCTTCGTTGGGGATCTGCCAGTCTTCGAGTGGCTTAGCGTAGATCGTTGGTGCATCGATGGACGACACGCGGTGCACGGGTGCATCGAGATAGTCGAAGGCTTTGAGCTGGATCAAGTGCGAGATTTGCGCGTCCACACCACAGTATGGCTTGTTCTCTTCAACGAGTAGCGCACGGCCAGTCTTCTTGACGGAGTTGAGGATCGTCTCTTCGTCGAGTGGACGGATAGAGCGGAGATCGACGACTTCGACGCTGATGCCGTGCTTTGCTTCCATGGTCTTAGCAGCCTGCAAGGAGAGCATTGCGCAACGACCATGCGATACGATGGTCATGTCAGTGCCTTCTTTGAGGACATTCGCTACGCCGAGCTCAACGATGTATTCTTCTTCAGGAACTTCCCACTTTTCTCCGTAGAGCAGGGTGTTTTCCATGACGAAGACGGGGTCATTGTCGCGGATGGCCGCTTTCATGAGTCCCTTCGCGTCGTAGGCGTTGGATGGGCAGACGACCTTCAAACCTGGGTGGTTGGCCACCATGTTTTCTGGAGTGTGTGAGTGCGTCGCTCCGACATTGGTGCCGCCATTGGCAGGGCCACGGACGACGATTGGCACATTCATCAAGCCACCAGACATGTAGCGGCAGAAGGATGCATTATTGAAGAGTTGGTCGATCGCAACATAGCTGAACGACATGAACATCATCTCGATGACTGGGCGAACGCCGAGCATGGAGGCACCGATCGCCAGACCTGAGAAGGCGGCTTCGGAGATGGGTGTGTCGATCACACGTTTGTCGCCGTGTTTGGCCCAGAGACCTTCGGTGACCTTGTAGGCACCGTTGTATTGAGCGACTTCTTCGCCCATGATGCAGACGTTGTCGTCGCGTTGGATCTCTTCGTCGAGTGCTTGCTTAATAGCTTCGCGGTAAGTGATAAGTGGCATTTTATGAAAGGAGTTAGAAGTTAGAAGGAAGGAGTTAGAAGACTGATGTCAGATTTTCGTAAGTCCTAATTCTCAATTCTTAATTGTTGTCTAGTCGTTGAAGAAGTGAGTGCCCTTGAGCTTG of Lentimonas sp. CC4 contains these proteins:
- a CDS encoding glycosyltransferase; amino-acid sequence: MPTQPDYSIIIPAYNEAIELPATLAAIRTAMAAHALSGECIVVDNNSSDRTAEVAMEHGADQVVFEPVNQIARARNTGVRASRGSYLVFVDADTRISPKLLVEALRRLKNTACVGGGTIIEFDSKIGLIGRTSIAIWKRISQLTRTAAGSFLFCRRDAFEDIGGFDQKLYASEEVRLSRLLRKWGKGRDMSFDIIIGAPARTSARKLQWYSGPRMLGWIFFMMLVPIAVRSRKLCGFWYERPVK
- a CDS encoding DUF4190 domain-containing protein; the protein is MQLPPPIKIQNASSVSGLAVTSLVFGIIGIVFGWLFILPPLVAIILGHIARASCRKHAHLSGSGIALSGLILGYIGILPVILMVASAVARIDEIKASAPRPAIVDAPEYMTLIGEDLSGSGFHFSTEDGHYIACSLHQFDGATPKVMHSGLLETTVEITKLVSSQDDLQVLQYTGDGLDTIPPLLFEYQPEITLGTPIYLYNFDEPYKGHISKHQRGTNNYSIQMEAPFPAGGNSGSPVVSAETGKVIGVMLSANSSEAATRVGFEALSWNPSPER
- a CDS encoding DUF4190 domain-containing protein, with the protein product MTTPDLPPPLNAPVQQTTSGLAITSMIMGIISLIGGAFFLFPPILAIIFGHISLSSIRNNPSVGGRGMGVAGLVMGYICIVMFVLVGLMAIPAFNKVRESAQEKIILINAQQIASAAEQYYIDNGVTTVTLETLHAEDYVFDIQPVADETYPSVLTEGEPVVIVRESGESVRID
- a CDS encoding thiamine-binding protein; translated protein: MTQSTLPLAKTDPLISVQVSVYALDGQVREAVHAYLDALDATGIDRDTGTMSTVVWGEAAAIWPALQTAYEAVAAQHKIMVNTSMSNAAPLPARAAGRR
- a CDS encoding dihydrolipoamide acetyltransferase family protein encodes the protein MATLIDMPKLSDTMTVGTLVRWLKNEGDAVTNGDMIAEVETDKATMEVECFDDGILIKQYCGEGAEVAVGDPIAAVGEAGEEAPAGTSSAPAKEAPAAPEPTAEAPAPAEAEPAPVAEAPAPAAAPATSSTGGRIKASPLAKKIAAEKGLDLATIQGSGPGGRILKEDVLNAKPVAAAPAAAAGAPAAAPAATLEALDIPVTNMRKSIGKALVASKTQAPHFYLQIEVNGAPLAALRKQLNGQLADLPAEQGGAKFSVNDLTLKAAAEAVRRVPAINRSWEGDTIKQHANVHLAFGVAIDDGLVTPVIRAAETKGLREIGAEAKVLIKKARGKKLTPNEMSGSTLTVTNLGMFGISDFYGIINPNNAAILSIGATIKKPVVNENDEIVVGQVMKIGLSGDHRTIDGAVGAQYLQALKEILEAPATMLV
- a CDS encoding alpha-ketoacid dehydrogenase subunit beta, giving the protein MPLITYREAIKQALDEEIQRDDNVCIMGEEVAQYNGAYKVTEGLWAKHGDKRVIDTPISEAAFSGLAIGASMLGVRPVIEMMFMSFSYVAIDQLFNNASFCRYMSGGLMNVPIVVRGPANGGTNVGATHSHTPENMVANHPGLKVVCPSNAYDAKGLMKAAIRDNDPVFVMENTLLYGEKWEVPEEEYIVELGVANVLKEGTDMTIVSHGRCAMLSLQAAKTMEAKHGISVEVVDLRSIRPLDEETILNSVKKTGRALLVEENKPYCGVDAQISHLIQLKAFDYLDAPVHRVSSIDAPTIYAKPLEDWQIPNEERIIASALKLMQ